A genomic segment from Rhizoctonia solani chromosome 11, complete sequence encodes:
- a CDS encoding glutamate-cysteine ligase catalytic subunit, translating to MAAAPIARTKLSVSARMTCKAGRTTASSSRIESRGLETGSQSYCAIDLKVAYVELAETNVFIDSFNTRNQLNKPHRIAAFAVRLAEGVWGFCCGPEVARLADGGAVNYTIRIVSYPHSRKTSPSGASKIDEGQLVSLTIAHGGVEGSKTITVNGSGHFIASNRVGLVLNIMLILKREGHI from the exons ATGGCGGCAGCACCAATTGCGCGAACAAAGTTATCGGTCTCAGCAAGAATGACTTGCAAGGCAGGCCGTACCACCGCTAGTAGCTCCAGGATCGAGAGCAGAGGGCTCGAGACCGG TTCCCAGTCTTATTGCGCTATTGATTTGAAGGTTGCCTATGTCGAGTTGGCGGAAACAAATGTGTTCATCGATTCCTTCAACACGCGAAATCAATTGAACAAGCCCCACCGCATTGCGGCATTCGCAGTTCGACTTGCCGAGGGAGTTTGGGGGTTCTGCTGCGGACCAGAGGTTGCCCGACTAGCCGATGGAGGAGCAG TTAACTACACTATACGGATTGTTTCATACCCCCACTCGCGCAAAACTAGTCCCTCCGGCGCCTCAAAAATCGACGAGGGCCAGCTCGTAAGCCTAACGATTGCCCATGGGGGCGTAGAAGGGAGCAAAACG ATTACAGTCAACGGGAGCGGTCACTTCATCGCAAGTAACAGAGTCGGGCTGGTGTTAAATATTATGCTCATTCTGAAACGAGAGGGAC